In the genome of Phaeodactylum tricornutum CCAP 1055/1 chromosome 20, whole genome shotgun sequence, one region contains:
- a CDS encoding predicted protein, with translation MVLRSSSGSVTVQVSSFLLGAASAWALSWLVQQTRKRPITDTRPEGSNRSVPCTQTLTTIKDDSNNSYGDKDSDALREPLSTSPAEPLMDSPELDLRLIRKAEAVIQWRTSSITIVVERCTNDHNYSAILRTAEALGIQNVWIIDPPQLMDGTGVGSVDDNNREEGSNDGNSESRKLPTSAHPGRPLLKVLSEQEMEQRAQHRLFAQNATEWITLREFTDTASCLHELRATGHQIWATDLSQQAVPLEKDDLQEAGHWPLPNQLAIVFGTEAVGCSQEMLRHADLRVYLPLRGFADSLNLSVATALVIQALFVLDPDLVGRMHPEDRTVLRQAWFSKLARQRLLSSAEKKKRKKLVGNIAYGERLQLKVDAGDCLERKQIEKLAKLEAMRAELIALDEASLFSENAAVDAAVAEWVRNPPAPLTDVRRADTHRVTFVGKGTKKLHAAHWKDMVATNNTHSVYDSSSSFFRARIQQAAGKTKTSIAGTEQ, from the coding sequence ATGGTGTTGCGCTCCTCGTCCGGCAGCGTTACCGTACAGGTAAGTAGCTTTCTGTTGGGAGCGGCTTCGGCTTGGGCGCTGTCATGGTTGGTACAGCAAACGCGGAAACGACCAATTACGGATACTCGTCCTGAAGGATCCAACCGATCGGTCCCCTGTACCCAGACATTAACCACTATTAAAGACGATAGCAACAACAGCTATGGTGACAAAGACAGTGATGCTCTCAGAGAACCACTGTCCACATCACCAGCAGAACCTTTGATGGATTCCCCAGAGCTTGATTTGCGCCTGATACGCAAAGCCGAAGCGGTGATCCAATGGAGGACCTCCAGTATCACCATTGTTGTGGAAAGATGCACAAACGATCACAACTATTCCGCCATCTTGCGaactgccgaagccttggGGATTCAAAATGTCTGGATCATTGATCCGCCTCAATTGATGGACGGTACCGGAGTCGGTTcagtcgacgacaacaaccgAGAGGAAGGATCGAACGATGGTAACAGCGAAAGCAGAAAATTGCCGACATCCGCCCACCCTGGTCGTCCGTTGCTTAAGGTCTTATCGGAACAGGAAATGGAACAGCGCGCGCAACACCGCTTGTTTGCTCAAAACGCTACAGAATGGATTACCTTGCGTGAATTCACCGACACAGCATCGTGTCTACACGAACTGCGCGCCACGGGTCACCAGATATGGGCCACGGACTTGTCGCAGCAGGCTGTCCCGCTGGAAAAGGACGACTTACAAGAAGCGGGGCATTGGCCGTTGCCGAACCAACTGGCGATTGTGTTTGGGACGGAAGCCGTCGGCTGCTCGCAAGAAATGTTGCGTCATGCCGACTTGCGCGTCTATTTACCTCTACGGGGCTTTGCCGACTCCCTGAATTTGTCTGTTGCCACTGCTTTGGTTATTCAGGCGTTATTCGTGTTGGACCCAGACCTGGTAGGGCGTATGCATCCTGAGGACCGTACCGTCTTGCGACAGGCATGGTTTTCGAAGCTAGCTCGGCAGCGGCTGCTGAGCAGTgcggaaaagaaaaagcgcaaaaagcTCGTGGGCAACATTGCGTACGGGGAACGCTTACAGCTCAAAGTCGACGCTGGGGATTGCTTGGAACGCAAGCAGATCGAAAAGCTGGCCAAGCTCGAAGCCATGAGGGCAGAATTGATCGCATTGGACGAGGCGTCGCTGTTTTCGGAGAACGCAGCCGTCGATGCTGCCGTGGCGGAATGGGTCCGCAATCCACCTGCACCTCTAACGGATGTCCGACGGGCCGACACTCACCGTGTCACATTTGTTGGCAAGGGTACAAAAAAGCTACACGCCGCACATTGGAAGGACATGGTGGCCACGAACAATACACACTCCGTCTATGATTCCAGTTCGAGCTTCTTTCGGGCCCGAATACAGCAAGCGGCGggcaaaacaaaaacatcGATAGCGGGGACGGAGCAATAA
- a CDS encoding predicted protein has protein sequence MSGNPEPGSDPFASTTEALDRARDRQSTTRYAESVQVVPSNSMEDDNIEVLHLDSESDKLGSLRKSARRSHRNKPKDSSHLPSGSNHTTSSTLSSTQQQLYDKDGSIYDALPPEYRHNPQATEPILHYLPKLVETAELLSLRDLLQAAEQDVRLHRARVKASLEKDTRLVRTYQLATDPSYQARQARLKQREKGLRDLRTNADAIWQALDETAQTQGLTQAERTDLQLQRWQRALEWFVACQPENVSWQDLLEKLLAGVSEDQDVSVILGQAADMCRDLVQESHQAVLDAKEQTGELEASYVVKLEAHQLFARTCLEQVQQIQESFQTSGKAALQIGHQLEHAEWKRSQCEAASILIRRWWILENLAEQEASTGIPIAVEEEVGGQVRSATCKMDPLFTEPENSLEASKALKALRAVLRTRGSGTATGSAIDTATTRSGDNPIRTRRFDLTSSLISRTSEALEQRLLNGFSKVYTAGGTYDFSSKPRPGAIDWRELRGLAQALLLFDSGRSLHKRYVDMVVTYRFPELFIVQSRGFPKRNSDSRSDAFDVDSTRTELSNLFHQVRDVCTAEFELIAHVFGSENARTDLLEGSEEMPLVVARALLQRVVSDPKNGLQARINELLANIDRVGDFDVGAKKLDTFVVVHEKAANLFSLLRDAADHMVPKNKNNIKNRIAVAVGDASTETAVDSLKGFLTSQELALTNTHRQGYINLELRLLHHDCCSSLDQAGCTLVKAPVTEPNTTLAEKGILEEYRAPVLPLHKDSLRQSGYTGILSGPLKQSILRQPLIHAADSLARARLMFGTTKRGGETTARVILGIYTQMCSFYGDCFLYPIMESLREMLPSNPPAQAPQLPFDEEADAPDLGVSRAFWVALERVHSAAKSFDRELWAENRPDSQRVWDILTMCGDEGALAIAKNMRMHLYAELERRGEMAIVRALDTLSTHVQWLLVSGGESMMATGGTRIFNQLTGQSGGPYAIPSGSSLDTPNSPAVKSLTYCLRVQFVHVQAALSASSLANFWTALSMRVYDILVARLLQHYQVSTVGAVILSRDVEALRSVAMLAGTDHSHWDTLRELLTLYMTPPDAIKTMLAGADGDAAKGLFAKAGRDRCLVFLSRRNDYRFKTAAGPKKSSWVTDLLTELNVTDPSDGVINIGSFAAEHREPSGLRWLRKTKTKTSTPCPLATHGIEYLPSASWFPLAGKSVNSFVVTRLSEDLQSVPASSVRLTGCTGRRRKRSSTSFHSDSIPIPFELTFYSMPPTCAQTIYPVAVIASVTKQMNAALTTLKDEIPSTMQLQPSVRRADLLDSLASSFSADHALQKKFGWLFLSQCAFLLQMIEVSFRPKIEEAPIAISSDTSWKEVTVQEGDVLRGEEMIRRHTGAVGTIIFVVRRPGTQTPFLVALTLSVLVALYPDYFIGYEIVGVIKEVGVDDAGLVEFQHEYFRFPLYRDRSYAFYRALGDRKVGLAILWNPLSLVSLMCDAYQRLRAKEIGGTTKGEGLVQGGILVFRGTEPRAMYQEQTGSDVPAVDIVSALQAIRKEA, from the exons ATGTCCGGCAACCCAGAACCTGGCAGCGATCCGTttgcgtcgacgacggagGCCTTGGATCGTGCGCGGGATCGTCAAAGTACGACAAGATACGCAGAATCCGTGCAAGTCGTTCCGAGTAATTCAATGGAAGACGACAACATAGAAGTCCTTCATCTTGATTCGGAAAGCGATAAACTCGGCAGCCTTCGTAAATCTGCCCGGAGATCGCACCGCAACAAACCGAAGGATTCCAGCCACTTACCGTCCGGCAGCAATCACACAACATCGAGTACCCTTTCATCGACGCAGCAACAGTTGTATGACAAGGATGGCAGCATTTACGACGCCTTACCTCCAGAATACCGTCACAATCCGCAGGCGACCGAGCCCATCCTCCACTATTTGCCCAAGTTGGTCGAGACGGCGGAACTCCTCTCCTTGCGGGACCTACTGCAAGCCGCCGAACAAGACGTGCGTCTGCACCGGGCGCGCGTCAAGGCGAGTTTGGAAAAAGATACGCGTCTCGTGCGGACCTACCAGCTCGCTACGGATCCCTCCTACCAAGCGCGACAAGCGCGCTTGAAACAGCGAGAGAAGGGATTACGCGACTTGCGCACCAATGCGGACGCGATTTGGCAAGCCCTCGACGAAACGGCTCAGACACAGGGGCTCACACAGGCCGAACGTACGGATCTCCAACTCCAACGCTGGCAGCGAGCGCTGGAATGGTTCGTTGCCTGCCAACCCGAGAACGTATCTTGGCAAGATTTGCTAGAAAAGCTACTCGCCGGTGTCTCGGAAGATCAGGATGTCTCGGTTATTCTGGGACAAGCCGCTGACATGTGTCGAGATCTTGTTCAGGAGTCACATCAGGCTGTCCTGGACGCCAAAGAACAGACGGGAGAGTTGGAAGCCTCCTATGTAGTCAAACTCGAAGCGCACCAGCTCTTCGCCCGGACCTGTCTGGAACAAGTTCAACAGATCCAAGAAAGCTTTCAAACGTCCGGTAAGGCGGCTTTGCAAATTGGTCACCAGCTCGAACACGCTGAATGGAAAAGGTCACAATGTGAAGCTGCATCGATTCTCATTCGACGCTGGTGGATTTTGGAGAATCTCGCCGAGCAAGAAGCATCCACCGGAATCCCAATTGCCgtagaagaagaagttgGAGGTCAGGTCCGTAGCGCCACCTGTAAAATGGATCCACTCTTCACCGAACCTGAAAATTCTCTCGAAGCCTCCAAGGCCTTGAAGGCTCTGCGGGCGGTATTACGCACCCGCGGCAGTGGCACCGCCACGGGAAGCGCGATCGATACAGCTACGACTCGTTCAGGAGACAACCCCATACGCACCCGACGCTTCGATTTGACGTCTAGCTTGATCTCCCGTACCAGTGAGGCCTTGGAACAAAGGCTGCTGAATGGCTTTTCTAAAGTCTACACAGCGGGCGGAACGTACGATTTTTCGTCGAAACCACGACCCGGGGCTATTGACTGGCGAGAATTAAGAGGTCTCGCGCAAGCTTTGCTGCTGTTCGACTCCGGACGGTCCCTTCATAAGCGCTACGTGGACATGGTGGTCACGTACCGATTTCCAGAGCTATTCATTGTGCAATCCAGAGGCTTTCCAAAGAGAAATTCGGATAGTCGTAGTGATGCCTTCGATGTCGATTCAACGCGGACAGAATTGTCCAATTTGTTCCACCAAGTAAGGGACGTCTGTACGGCCGAATTTGAATTGATTGCGCACGTGTTTGGGTCGGAAAACGCACGAACAGATTTGCTTGAGGGAAGCGAAGAAATGCCGCTCGTTGTGGCGAGGGCCCTTTTACAACGGGTAGTGAGTGATCCCAAGAACGGTTTGCAAGCGCGCATAAACGAATTGCTAGCAAATATTGATCGTGTGGGAGACTTTGACGTTGGTGCCAAGAAATTGGATACTTTTGTGGTGGTGCACGAAAAAGCGGCGAATCTCTTTTCGTTGCTGCGCGATGCTGCAGATCACATGGTGCCGAAGAACAAGAATAATATCAAGAATAGGATTGCCGTCGCCGTTGGAGACGCTAGTACCGAGACCGCTGTTGATTCTCTGAAGGGTTTTTTGACGTCTCAGGAACTCGCTTTAACCAATACCCATCGTCAAGGCTACATCAATTTGGAGCTTCGCCTTTTACATCACGACTGCTGTAGTAGTCTTGATCAAGCAGGATGCACTTTGGTCAAGGCACCCGTTACGGAGCCGAACACTACCTTGGCGGAAAAGGGcattttggaagaatatcGTGCGCCTGTGCTGCCCTTGCACAAGGATTCCCTTCGTCAAAGTGGGTACACTGGTATTCTTTCCGGTCCCTTGAAACAATCGATTCTACGACAGCCCCTGATACATGCGGCAGACTCCTTAGCCCGAGCTCGTCTCATGTTCGGGACCACGAAACGTGGAGGCGAGACAACTGCTCGCGTCATTCTCGGGATCTATACACAAATGTGTTCATTCTATGGCGATTGCTTTCTCTATCCTATTATGGAATCGTTACGTGAAATGCTACCATCGAATCCTCCGGCACAAGCTCCGCAACTCccttttgacgaagaagccgaTGCGCCTGATTTAGGAGTTTCGCGAGCCTTTTGGGTCGCTTTGGAGCGAGTGCATTCGGCCGCGAAATCATTCGATCGCGAGCTGTGGGCTGAGAACCGTCCGGACAGTCAACGCGTATGGGACATTCTGACCATGTGCGGGGACGAAGGTGCGTTGGCAATTGCGAAAAATATGCGAATGCACCTGTACGCGGAACTGGAACGTCGAGGTGAAATGGCAATTGTACGCGCTTTGGATACGTTGAGCACACACGTGCAGTGGTTGCTAGTGTCGGGCGGCGAGTCCATGATGGCAACGGGCGGAACACGAATATTTAACCAGCTTACCGGACAGTCGGGAGGGCCATACGCAATCCCGTCCGGATCTTCGCTCGACACACCCAATAGTCCTGCAGTCAAATCCTTGACGTATTGCTTGCGGGTGCAGTTTGTACACGTTCAAGCGGCTTTGTCAGCGTCCTCCTTAGCCAATTTCTGGACGGCTCTTTCGATGCGTGTATACGATATCCTGGTTGCCCGGTTGCTTCAGCATTATCAAGTTTCGACTGTTGGTGCCGTTATTTTGTCTCGTGATGTTGAAGCTCTCCGATCGGTGGCCATGCTGGCCGGGACGGATCACTCCCACTGGGATACGTTACGCGAATTATTGACCTTATACATGACTCCCCCAGACGCCATCAAGACGATGCTGGCCGGAGCTGATGGTGATGCTGCGAAAggactttttgcaaaagctgGACGCGACCGGTGTCTCGTTTTCTTGAGTCGCCGAAACGACTACCGCTTCAAGACGGCAGCAGGCCCGAAAAAGAGCAGCTGGGTCACCGACTTGCTCACAGAATTGAACGTGACGGATCCATCCGATGGCGTGATAAATATTGGATCGTTTGCTGCGGAGC ACCGCGAACCCTCTGGACTTCGCTGGCTTcggaaaaccaaaaccaaaacctCGACACCTTGTCCTCTCGCAACCCATGGCATAGAATATCTTCCATCTGCATCGTGGTTTCCTTTGGCTGGAAAGAGTGTCAactctttcgtcgtcacAAGGCTGTCTGAAGATCTGCAGTCAGTGCCAGCATCGTCCGTTCGATTAACGGGATGCACTgggagacgaagaaaaaggtcGTCCACATCATTCCATAGTGACAGCATACCGATACCTTTTGAGCTGACATTCTACAGCATGCCTCCCACTTGCGCGCAAACGATCTATCCCGTGGCTGTGATTGCATCGGTTACAAAACAAATGAATGCGGCATTGACGACATTGAAGGACGAAATTCCATCCACCATGCAACTGCAGCCGTCGGTCAGACGCGCAGACTTGCTGGATTCGTTGGCAAGTAGCTTTTCTGCCGATCACGCGTTGCA GAAAAAGTTTGGATGGCTTTTTCTCTCACAATGTGCGTTTTTGTTACAGATGATCGAAGTTTCGTTCCGGCCCAAGATCGAGGAAGCCCCAATAGCAATATCCAGTGACACATCCTGGAAGGAGGTGACAGTGCAAGAAGGTGACGTCCTTCGAGGAGAAGAAATGATTCGACGGCATACCGGTGCCGTAGGGACCATTATCTTTGTCGTACGACGCCCTGGTACGCAAACTCCATTCCTGGTC GCGTTGACGCTCTCCGTGCTCGTGGCCTTGTATCCGGACTACTTTATTGGTTACGAAATTGTGGGCGTGATCAAAGAAGTTGGCGTCGATGATGCGGGACTCGTCGAGTTTCAGCACGAGTACTTTCGCTTTCCTCTGTACCGCGATCGGTCGTACGCCTTTTACCGTGCGCTGGGGGATCGCAAAGTCGGCTTGGCCATTCTCTGGAATCCCTTGTCGTTGGTGTCTCTGATGTGCGATGCTTACCAGCGCCTACGCGCGAAAGAAATCGGAGGCACTACCAAAGGG